The nucleotide sequence GCTCGCGGAGAGACCGCGGCAGGAGATCCTGGAGTATGCGGAACGCTTCGATGAGCTGCACGACGCCCTGTATCGCTGGGATGTGTGGGCGGCTGCTCACCTCATCGGGGCGGGCGCTCCGACGACAGTTTCGTGACTTCTCCCCCCGGATAAATCCGGGGGGCTTCTCCTGTCGGCGGCTAGGCCACGTCGGAAAGGACCAGCCCGG is from Streptomyces sp. NBC_01314 and encodes:
- a CDS encoding DUF4240 domain-containing protein, coding for MEIDTFWDVIEAAQAGAAATGELLDEVLVKQLAERPRQEILEYAERFDELHDALYRWDVWAAAHLIGAGAPTTVS